The proteins below are encoded in one region of Winogradskyella helgolandensis:
- a CDS encoding VOC family protein codes for MIKGLFETHLYVENIERSIDFYTNKLELEQCHFEDERRAVFFWIGKPKQFMLGLWEKPKAEIDIRHFAFQCEPDWVLNEAVNYLKKRAIKCRNFLNDGTERPMIFAWMPAISIYFNDPDGHSLEFIGILNGESKPENGILSYEQWKALENE; via the coding sequence ATGATAAAAGGACTGTTTGAAACACACTTATATGTTGAAAATATAGAACGTTCCATAGATTTTTACACTAACAAATTGGAATTAGAACAATGCCATTTTGAAGATGAAAGACGCGCCGTATTTTTTTGGATTGGCAAACCCAAACAGTTTATGTTAGGCTTATGGGAAAAACCAAAAGCGGAAATTGATATTAGACACTTTGCCTTTCAATGTGAACCTGATTGGGTTTTAAATGAAGCGGTAAACTATCTTAAAAAAAGGGCAATTAAATGTCGGAATTTCCTAAACGATGGTACCGAAAGACCAATGATTTTTGCATGGATGCCAGCAATATCAATATATTTTAATGATCCAGATGGGCATTCTCTAGAATTTATAGGGATTTTAAACGGTGAATCTAAACCCGAAAATGGCATCTTATCATACGAACAATGGAAAGCATTAGAAAACGAATAA
- a CDS encoding membrane or secreted protein, with amino-acid sequence MKIIIGLVICILISFGTEAQSIIGAWETYTMTKTGDQLKTVVIFTDGYKVATTYDATTGKFIQTNGGSWTLEGDMVTERIEFHTENPALVGTEISFKVAVTDNNIEIVDNDLKFTRIDDGEPGQLQGAWLMSGRVRNGETQTRDTSKPRKTMKILSGTRFQWIAYNTETKQFLGTGGGTYTTENGNYTENIEFFSKDDSRVGASLKFNYKLTDGDWNHTGFSSKGDPLNEIWSLRE; translated from the coding sequence ATGAAAATCATAATTGGATTAGTAATTTGTATTTTAATTTCTTTTGGTACTGAGGCCCAAAGTATAATTGGCGCTTGGGAAACCTATACAATGACTAAAACTGGCGACCAATTAAAAACCGTCGTCATTTTTACCGATGGTTACAAAGTAGCAACGACCTATGATGCCACAACCGGAAAATTTATTCAAACAAATGGTGGATCATGGACATTAGAAGGAGATATGGTGACCGAGAGAATAGAGTTTCACACCGAAAACCCTGCACTTGTTGGCACAGAAATCAGTTTTAAAGTTGCTGTTACAGACAACAATATTGAAATTGTTGACAATGACTTAAAATTCACTAGAATAGACGATGGCGAACCAGGGCAATTACAAGGGGCTTGGTTAATGTCTGGTAGAGTAAGAAATGGTGAAACGCAAACACGAGATACCAGCAAACCAAGAAAAACCATGAAAATATTATCAGGAACCCGTTTTCAATGGATTGCCTATAACACAGAAACGAAACAATTTTTGGGTACAGGAGGAGGCACCTACACCACCGAAAACGGAAACTATACAGAGAACATTGAATTCTTTTCAAAGGACGATTCTAGAGTTGGTGCATCTTTAAAATTTAATTATAAATTAACTGATGGAGATTGGAACCACACTGGGTTTTCTAGCAAAGGAGATCCACTAAACGAAATTTGGAGTTTAAGGGAATAA
- a CDS encoding spermidine synthase, with amino-acid sequence MKQLLSYIYPVTKTIDSKYSGTLEITWFNGKKHLNSANANYSYGSLQRILKYGLEKIELSKINSVLVLGMGGGSVIQTLRTDFNYSNTIEAVELDPVIIDIAKSEFGIEENQYLKIHCADAFAFLEANTKLFDLIIIDLYIDLSVPDKFLSTAFWDYVLKSKSSKGTLLFNASVKESDLDKVETLVNYLKTKVYKVDVYKKVNNTNTVIITNSL; translated from the coding sequence ATGAAGCAACTACTCAGTTATATTTATCCTGTTACAAAAACCATTGATTCTAAATACAGCGGAACACTAGAAATTACGTGGTTCAATGGCAAAAAACACCTCAATTCAGCCAATGCGAATTATAGTTATGGCTCTTTACAACGTATTTTAAAATATGGTTTAGAAAAAATTGAGCTTTCAAAAATCAATTCAGTCTTGGTTTTAGGCATGGGAGGCGGAAGCGTTATTCAAACGCTACGCACTGATTTTAATTACAGTAACACTATTGAAGCCGTAGAATTAGATCCTGTTATTATAGACATTGCGAAATCAGAATTTGGAATTGAAGAAAATCAGTATCTCAAAATTCATTGTGCAGATGCTTTTGCTTTTCTTGAAGCCAACACCAAATTATTCGACTTAATTATAATTGATCTTTATATCGATCTTTCGGTTCCGGATAAATTCTTGAGTACAGCGTTTTGGGATTATGTATTAAAATCAAAATCCTCAAAAGGGACGTTACTTTTTAATGCTTCGGTAAAAGAATCCGATTTAGACAAGGTTGAAACTTTAGTTAACTACCTTAAAACAAAAGTCTATAAAGTAGACGTCTATAAAAAAGTAAACAACACCAATACTGTTATCATTACAAATTCCTTATAA
- a CDS encoding NAD(P)H-binding protein — translation MKTQISIIGCGWLGLSLAQKLVKEGYIVNGSTTTKSKLQELQKQRINPFLITLTETSISWDYSKFLTGSDTVIINIPPGLRKDSTKNHVEEIKHLIPEIEKHKIKNILYISSTSVFEDAVNFPVITAKKIPNATSNNGKQLIAIEQMLQANSNFKTTILRFGGLIDETRHPSKFLSGKTNISNPEAPINLIHKTDCIAIISSILKNGFWSVTLNAVYPKHPNKESYYKEHCERNNLPRPIFSTSGESKGKIIDSKIMVQLLNYTFKEAP, via the coding sequence ATGAAAACACAAATAAGCATTATTGGTTGTGGTTGGTTAGGGTTGTCTTTAGCTCAGAAATTAGTTAAAGAAGGCTACATAGTCAATGGTTCTACAACTACTAAGAGTAAGTTACAAGAATTACAAAAGCAGCGGATAAATCCGTTTTTAATCACTTTAACTGAAACTTCAATTTCATGGGATTATTCTAAATTTTTAACAGGAAGTGATACCGTTATCATTAATATTCCACCAGGATTAAGAAAAGATTCAACTAAAAATCATGTTGAAGAGATTAAGCATTTAATACCTGAAATTGAAAAACATAAGATAAAAAACATCCTTTACATAAGCTCTACTTCTGTATTTGAAGATGCGGTAAATTTTCCGGTTATAACAGCGAAAAAAATTCCAAATGCAACTTCCAATAACGGGAAACAACTCATAGCCATAGAACAAATGCTTCAAGCAAATTCTAATTTTAAAACCACAATTTTACGGTTTGGTGGCTTGATAGATGAGACACGTCATCCTTCAAAGTTTTTATCCGGAAAAACTAATATTTCAAATCCCGAAGCTCCCATAAATTTAATTCATAAAACAGATTGTATCGCCATTATAAGTTCTATTCTTAAAAATGGATTTTGGAGTGTCACATTAAACGCAGTCTATCCAAAACATCCCAATAAAGAATCTTACTATAAAGAACATTGTGAACGCAATAACTTACCGCGTCCTATATTTAGTACTTCAGGAGAAAGCAAAGGAAAAATCATAGACAGTAAAATTATGGTACAACTTTTGAATTACACCTTTAAAGAGGCACCATAG
- a CDS encoding CBS domain-containing protein, with the protein MAIKSFQGARKQQNANESTQLKVKDYMSTKLITFRPDQSVQEVVEALITNRISGGPVVNEKQELIGIISEGDCLKQLSESRYYNMPLEHDTVDKRMAVDVETIDGNMDVFDAANKFLNSKRRRFPIVENGKLIGQISQKDILIAALELKGENWNSTTKKGS; encoded by the coding sequence ATGGCAATAAAAAGTTTCCAAGGAGCGCGTAAACAGCAAAATGCTAATGAGTCTACGCAATTAAAAGTCAAAGATTATATGTCTACCAAACTTATAACGTTTAGACCAGATCAATCTGTCCAAGAGGTTGTAGAGGCTTTAATAACTAATAGAATTTCTGGTGGACCTGTAGTAAATGAGAAACAAGAATTAATTGGAATTATTTCTGAAGGTGATTGTCTAAAACAATTAAGTGAAAGTAGGTATTACAATATGCCTTTAGAACACGATACTGTAGATAAGCGTATGGCAGTAGATGTAGAAACTATTGATGGTAATATGGATGTGTTTGATGCGGCAAATAAGTTTTTAAACTCCAAAAGACGACGTTTTCCAATCGTTGAAAACGGAAAACTTATTGGGCAAATTAGCCAAAAGGATATTTTAATTGCAGCACTAGAATTAAAAGGCGAAAATTGGAATAGTACCACGAAAAAAGGCTCTTAA